In Macaca fascicularis isolate 582-1 chromosome X, T2T-MFA8v1.1, one DNA window encodes the following:
- the MAGEA4 gene encoding melanoma-associated antigen 4 gives MSLEQKSQHCKPEEGVEAQEEALGLVGAQAPATEEQEAAASSSSPLVPGTLEEVPAAGSTGPPQSPQGASALPSTVNFTCWRQPNEGSSSQEEEGPSTSPDPESLFREALSKKVDELVHFLLLKYRAKELVTKAEMLERVIKNYKHCFPVIFGKASESLKMIFGIDVKEVDPTSNTYTLVTCLGLSYDGLLGGNHIFPKTGLLIIVLGTIAMEGDSASEEEIWEELSVMDVYDGREHSVYGEPRKLLTQEWVQENYLEYRKVPGSDPARYEFLWGPRALAETSYVKVLEHVVRVNARVRISYPSLREAALREEEEGV, from the coding sequence ATGTCTCTTGAGCAGAAGAGTCAGCACTGCAAGCCTGAGGAAGGCGTTGAGGCCCAAGAAGAGGCCCTGGGCCTAGTGGGTGCGCAGGCTCCTGCTACTGAGGAGCAGGAggctgctgcctcctcctcctctcctctggtCCCTGGCACCCTGGAGGAAGTGCCTGCTGCTGGGTCAACAGGTCCTCCCCAGAGTCCTCAGGGAGCCTCCGCCTTACCCTCTACCGTCAACTTCACTTGCTGGAGGCAACCCAATGAGGGTTCCAGCAGCCAAGAAGAGGAGGGGCCAAGCACCTCTCCTGACCCAGAGTCCTTGTTCCGAGAAGCACTCAGTAAGAAGGTGGATGAGTTGGTTCATTTTCTGCTCCTCAAGTATCGAGCCAAGGAGCTGGTCACAAAGGCAGAAATGCTGGAGAGAGTCATCAAAAATTACAAGCACTGCTTTCCTGTGATCTTCGGCAAAGCCTCTGAGTCCCTGAAGATGATCTTTGGCATTGACGTGAAGGAAGTGGACCCCACCAGCAACACCTACACCCTtgtcacctgcctgggcctctcctACGATGGCCTGCTGGGTGGTAATCATATCTTTCCCAAGACAGGCCTCTTGATAATCGTCCTGGGCACTATCGCAATGGAGGGCGACTCCGCATCTGAGGAGGAAATCTGGGAGGAGCTGAGTGTGATGGATGTGTATGATGGGAGGGAGCACAGTGTCTATGGGGAGCCCAGGAAACTGCTCACCCAAGAGTGGGTGCAGGAGAACTACCTGGAGTACCGGAAGGTACCCGGCAGTGATCCTGCACGCTACGAGTTCCTGTGGGGTCCAAGGGCCCTGGCTGAAACCAGCTATGTGAAGGTCCTGGAGCATGTGGTCAGGGTCAATGCAAGAGTTCGCATTTCCTACCCATCCCTTCGTGAAGCAGCtttgagagaggaggaagagggagtcTGA